The Brassica oleracea var. oleracea cultivar TO1000 chromosome C6, BOL, whole genome shotgun sequence genome includes a region encoding these proteins:
- the LOC106298865 gene encoding MATH domain and coiled-coil domain-containing protein At3g58360-like, giving the protein MEKKVDNKFTWVIKDFSSLQSEKIFSDKFVVSGCKWYISAYPKGYKVDNFLSLYLEVPDYGSLPSGWRRHARYRLIVVNQRSEKLSRQLEVQHWFEVKSNSWGFPSMLSLHEINSKDGGFLVNGELKIAIEIDLLEIIGKVEVCGFHLLSSQVDYVSRMFEKHPETASEVHLKNPNIRTGYMNLLLSLIDTLHQSPHELPKDDLDEAHYALESLTDAGFKLDWLEKKISQVSEMKEKAKDGEIRRQEIETELKDLKQKCSDVEAQLEKEKSKALATKTRISFDNIIE; this is encoded by the exons ATGGAAAAGAAAGTTGATAATAAGTTCACTTGGGTGATAAAGGATTTCTCTTCTTTGCAATCTGAGAAAATATTTTCAGATAAATTTGTCGTCAGTGGCTGCAAATG GTATATTAGTGCATATCCCAAAGGATACAAGGTTGATAACTTTCTGTCATTGTATCTGGAAGTCCCCGATTATGGATCATTACCATCTGGCTGGAGAAGACACGCACGATATCGCCTCATTGTTGTAAATCAGCGTTCTGAGAAACTCTCCCGGCAACTTG AAGTACAACACTGGTTTGAAGTGAAGTCTAACAGCTGGGGCTTTCCATCCATGCTTTCCCTCCATGAAATTAATTCCAAAGATGGCGGGTTTCTTGTAAATGGGGAGCTCAAGATTGCTATCGAGATAGATCTTCTTGAAATTATTGGCAAAGTAGAGGTTTGTGGGTTTCATCTTCTTTCTTCACAG GTTGACTACGTGAGTCGTATGTTTGAAAAACACCCAGAGACTGCTTCTGAAGTCCATCTAAAGAACCCTAACATTAGGACAGGTTACATGAATTTGCTACTTAGCCTGATTGATACTTTGCATCAGTCTCCTCACGAGCTCCCCAAGGATGATCTGGACGAGGCGCATTATGCATTGGAATCCTTGACTGATGCTGGATTTAAGTTGGACTGGTTGGAGAAGAAAATTTCACAAGTATCAGAAATGAAGGAGAAAGCGAAAGATGGTGAGATTCGTAGGCAAGAGATTGAGACAGAGTTGAAAGATTTGAAGCAGAAGTGCTCAGACGTGGAGGCCCAACTGGAGAAGGAGAAGTCAAAGGCGCTGGCTACAAAAACTCGTATCTCATTCGATAATATTATTGAATGA